From Litoribacterium kuwaitense, one genomic window encodes:
- the prfB gene encoding peptide chain release factor 2 (programmed frameshift): MDITEMKQLLEKLEARLQDFRGSLDLETKEKRIAELELEMTAPSFWDDQQEAQKVINEVNGLKEIVRGFNDLQETFEDQQVAYELVREEDDDELRADLEKDLKQLNKDFNQFELELLLSEPHDKNNAILELHPGAGGTESQDWASMLLRMYTRWGERKGFKVETLDYLPGDEAGVKSVTLLIKGHNSYGYLKAEKGVHRLVRISPFDSSGRRHTSFVSCEVMPEFNDEVDIDIRPDDLKIDTYRSSGAGGQHVNTTDSAVRITHTPTNTVVTCQSERSQIKNRERAMKMLQAKLYQLKIEEQEKELAEIRGEQKEIGWGSQIRSYVFHPYSMVKDHRTNVENGNVQAVMDGEIDSFIDAYLRSRINV, translated from the exons ATGGACATAACAGAAATGAAGCAGTTGTTGGAAAAACTTGAAGCACGCCTTCAAGATTTTAGGGGGTCTCTT GACTTAGAGACAAAGGAGAAACGAATTGCTGAATTGGAGCTAGAAATGACAGCCCCTTCGTTTTGGGATGATCAGCAGGAGGCTCAAAAGGTCATCAATGAAGTGAACGGTTTAAAAGAGATTGTGCGCGGGTTTAACGACCTGCAAGAAACATTTGAAGACCAACAGGTGGCCTATGAGCTTGTTCGTGAAGAAGATGACGACGAACTGCGCGCAGACTTAGAAAAAGATTTAAAGCAGTTGAATAAAGACTTTAATCAATTTGAGCTTGAGCTTTTATTGAGCGAGCCGCATGACAAAAACAACGCCATTTTAGAATTGCATCCTGGTGCAGGCGGGACAGAGTCGCAAGATTGGGCTTCGATGCTCCTAAGAATGTATACCCGCTGGGGGGAGCGAAAAGGCTTTAAAGTCGAAACACTCGACTACTTGCCAGGCGATGAAGCAGGTGTTAAAAGTGTCACGCTCCTCATTAAAGGACATAATAGCTATGGTTATTTGAAAGCAGAAAAGGGTGTGCACCGTCTCGTCCGTATTTCACCGTTTGACTCTTCTGGTCGCCGCCATACGTCGTTTGTATCTTGTGAAGTCATGCCAGAGTTTAACGATGAAGTCGATATTGACATTCGTCCAGATGACTTGAAAATTGATACGTATCGCTCAAGCGGTGCTGGCGGTCAGCACGTCAATACGACTGATTCGGCCGTAAGAATTACACATACCCCTACAAACACAGTTGTGACATGTCAATCAGAGCGCTCACAGATTAAAAACCGTGAGCGGGCGATGAAAATGCTACAAGCAAAGCTGTATCAGCTGAAAATTGAAGAACAGGAAAAAGAATTGGCTGAAATCCGTGGCGAGCAAAAGGAGATTGGTTGGGGAAGCCAAATCCGCTCATATGTCTTTCACCCTTATTCGATGGTGAAAGATCATCGAACAAATGTTGAAAATGGCAATGTCCAAGCTGTCATGGATGGAGAGATTGATTCGTTTATAGATGCATATTTGCGTTCTCGCATTAATGTGTAA
- the secA gene encoding preprotein translocase subunit SecA, which produces MIGLLKKVFGDGNQRVVNKHQKVVEKVEALADEFKQKSDEELRQMTDVLKERIEQGESLDAILPEAYATVREASTRVLGLTPYPVQIMGAIALHEGNIAEMKTGEGKTLSATMPAYLNALPGEGVHIVTVNEYLAQRDAEQMGQLFDFLGLTVGLNGNGLTKEEKREAYAADITYGTNNEYGFDYLRDNMVLYPHEKVQRPLNYAIIDEVDSILIDEARTPLIISGSARKSATLYLQANMFVSRLKHEEDYTYDVKTKGVQLTEEGINKAEQTFHIENLFDISNALLFHHINQALRAHVSMHRDTDYVVQEGEVVIVDQFTGRLMKGRRYSDGLHQAIEAKEGLDIQNESMTLATITFQNYFRMYKKLSGMTGTAKTEEEEFRNIYNMNVTVIPTNREVVRKDYPDAVYKTVEGKYRAIVEDIAEKHKNGQPILVGTVAIETSEIISKLLKKKGVPHHVLNAKNHGREAEIIENAGERGAVTIATNMAGRGTDIKLGEGVSGLGGLAVIGTERHESRRIDNQLRGRSGRQGDPGETRFYLSMEDELMRRFGSDNMRNMMERLGMDDEQPIESKLVSRAVESAQKRVEGNNFDARKQILQYDDVLRQQRDVIYKQRDEVLTSENLAEIVTRMIRSTLERAVEAQTGSDIEEEWNLQAIADYVNANFFEDGAFTDKDFAGIEPDEMVEKLMAEVEKRLAEKQELIEPEQMREFEKVILLRTVDQKWMDHIDAMDQLRQGIHLRAYGQNDPLREYQMEGFQMFETMVASIEEDVSKYIMKAQIQRNLEREQVVEAQSAVHPKEGEGTEAKKKPLKKELRVGRNDPCPCGSGKNINIAVGRKVNRKK; this is translated from the coding sequence ATGATAGGTTTATTAAAAAAAGTGTTTGGCGATGGAAATCAACGAGTGGTCAATAAGCACCAGAAAGTCGTTGAAAAGGTTGAAGCATTAGCCGATGAATTTAAACAAAAGTCGGATGAGGAATTGCGTCAAATGACAGATGTGTTAAAGGAGCGTATAGAGCAGGGGGAGTCCCTTGATGCTATCCTTCCTGAAGCGTATGCGACTGTTCGCGAGGCTTCAACTCGTGTCTTAGGTTTAACGCCGTACCCTGTCCAGATCATGGGTGCGATTGCGCTCCATGAAGGAAATATTGCTGAGATGAAAACGGGTGAAGGGAAAACCTTGTCCGCGACGATGCCTGCCTATTTAAATGCGCTTCCAGGTGAAGGTGTCCATATCGTTACAGTCAACGAATATTTGGCCCAGCGTGATGCGGAGCAGATGGGACAACTGTTTGACTTTTTAGGGCTGACAGTTGGTTTAAATGGCAACGGTTTGACGAAAGAAGAGAAAAGAGAAGCGTACGCAGCGGACATCACTTACGGGACAAACAATGAGTACGGATTTGACTACTTGCGCGATAACATGGTGTTGTATCCACATGAAAAAGTTCAGCGGCCTCTTAACTATGCCATCATTGATGAGGTAGACTCTATTTTAATTGATGAGGCAAGGACGCCATTAATTATTTCTGGCTCTGCACGTAAGTCGGCGACACTCTATCTTCAGGCGAATATGTTTGTGTCGCGGTTAAAACACGAAGAAGACTATACGTATGATGTTAAAACAAAAGGTGTTCAGCTGACTGAAGAAGGAATCAACAAGGCAGAACAAACATTCCACATTGAGAATTTATTTGATATATCGAATGCATTACTTTTCCACCACATCAATCAGGCATTGCGTGCACACGTAAGTATGCATCGTGATACCGACTATGTTGTCCAAGAAGGAGAAGTTGTCATTGTTGACCAGTTTACTGGCCGTTTAATGAAAGGGCGTCGATATAGCGACGGTCTTCACCAAGCGATCGAGGCGAAGGAAGGACTCGATATCCAGAACGAAAGCATGACGCTCGCAACAATTACCTTCCAAAACTATTTTAGAATGTATAAAAAGCTATCAGGGATGACTGGAACAGCAAAAACAGAAGAAGAAGAGTTTCGTAACATCTATAACATGAACGTGACCGTCATTCCAACAAACCGTGAAGTCGTTAGAAAGGATTATCCAGACGCTGTTTATAAAACGGTTGAAGGCAAGTACCGTGCGATCGTCGAGGACATCGCAGAAAAGCATAAAAATGGACAACCCATTCTTGTCGGTACAGTTGCGATTGAAACGTCAGAAATTATTTCCAAGCTTTTAAAGAAAAAAGGCGTGCCACATCATGTGCTGAATGCAAAAAATCATGGACGTGAAGCGGAAATCATTGAAAATGCGGGTGAGCGCGGAGCCGTCACAATCGCAACCAATATGGCCGGTCGTGGGACAGACATTAAGCTTGGTGAGGGTGTGTCTGGGCTAGGCGGATTGGCTGTTATCGGTACTGAACGTCACGAAAGTCGTCGGATTGACAACCAGCTGAGAGGACGTTCTGGTCGTCAAGGTGACCCAGGGGAAACGCGCTTTTACTTATCTATGGAAGACGAGTTAATGCGTCGATTCGGCTCTGATAATATGCGTAATATGATGGAACGGCTTGGGATGGATGATGAGCAGCCGATTGAAAGTAAACTCGTCAGTCGTGCCGTGGAGTCTGCACAAAAACGAGTCGAAGGCAACAACTTTGATGCCCGGAAACAAATCTTGCAATATGATGATGTGCTTCGCCAGCAAAGAGATGTCATCTATAAGCAGCGTGATGAAGTGTTAACTTCAGAAAACCTCGCAGAAATTGTGACCCGAATGATTCGTTCTACTCTTGAACGAGCGGTTGAGGCGCAGACGGGCTCAGACATTGAAGAAGAATGGAATCTCCAAGCGATTGCCGATTATGTCAACGCCAACTTTTTCGAAGACGGCGCGTTTACCGATAAAGATTTTGCGGGAATAGAGCCTGATGAAATGGTCGAGAAGCTGATGGCTGAAGTAGAGAAGCGACTAGCAGAAAAACAAGAGCTTATTGAACCAGAACAAATGAGGGAATTTGAAAAGGTCATTCTCCTTCGTACTGTTGACCAAAAGTGGATGGATCATATCGATGCAATGGATCAGTTAAGACAGGGGATTCATTTAAGAGCTTACGGGCAGAACGATCCGTTACGTGAGTATCAAATGGAAGGCTTTCAAATGTTTGAGACGATGGTTGCTTCGATTGAGGAAGATGTCAGCAAATATATTATGAAAGCCCAAATTCAACGAAATTTAGAAAGAGAACAAGTTGTTGAAGCTCAGTCGGCCGTTCATCCAAAAGAGGGTGAAGGGACAGAGGCTAAGAAAAAGCCATTGAAAAAAGAGCTTCGCGTCGGCAGGAATGACCCATGCCCATGTGGTAGCGGTAAAAATATAAACATTGCTGTGGGGCGCAAGGTTAATCGCAAAAAGTAA